The following are from one region of the Onthophagus taurus isolate NC unplaced genomic scaffold, IU_Otau_3.0 ScKx7SY_15, whole genome shotgun sequence genome:
- the LOC139432371 gene encoding uncharacterized protein: MATRPNPKCPTKRAAVNSFEKGENKKPARNIKMEGNCNETTATNVSVGSDNQRKKDVVFDGINLLASDLAEYVFPSNQQHYVENCGKLPFTSNVVLNEAVKNNLQKGNQAPLFSESTYYLNKSRTKWISVGMSANLHFDPVIRLMGKGQCITFTEDEWKNVINSRQLIMNSFVGDLSAPPHFVVSGVTCSSQWIENVRKVLKMERGSEIFYLAYDSLHELWKLSDLVSSRVEVLKCMEYKNYYDSVIDVVSTMQGDIKSNILVASNGAPSEHLCVTKELLVYGMDKVLLDLDLHALMKM; this comes from the exons A TGGCAACCAGACCGAACCCCAAATGTCCAACTAAGAGAGCTGCTGTAAATTCATTTGAAaagggtgaaaataaaaaacctgcCCGAAACATCAAAATGGAGGGTAATTGTAATGAGACAACTGCAACAAATGTGTCGGTAGGAAGtgataatcaaagaaaaaaggatgTGGTATTCGATGGAATTAATTTGTTGGCTTCCGACTTAGCGGAGTACGTATTTCCTAGCAATCaacaacattatgtagaaaattgtggAAAGTTACCTTTCACAAGTAACGTAGTATTAAATGAGGCAGTGAAAAATAATCTCCAAAAAGGTAATCAAGCGCCATTATTCTCCGAGAgtacatattatttaaataaaagtcgaaCGAAATGGATATCGGTTGGCATGTCTGCCAATCTACATTTTGATCCGGTTATAAGATTAATGGGAAAAGGACAATGCATaacttttaccgaagacgAATGGAAAAATGTGATTAATAGCAGACAATTGATTATGAATAGTTTTGTTGGTGATTTATCGGCACCACCACATTTCGTTGTAAGCGGCGTGACCTGCAGCAGCCAATGGATAGAAAATGtacgaaaagtgttgaaaatggaaagggggtcagaaatattttacctGGCTTACGACTCGTTACACGAATTGTGGAAACTTAGCGATTTAGTTTCGAGTAGGGTAGAAGTATTAAagtgtatggaatataaaaattattacgatagcGTGATCGATGTGGTATCAACAATGCAAGGtgatataaaatcgaatatatTGGTTGCTTCAAACGGTGCACCAAGTGAACATTTGTGCGTAACTAAAGAACTGCTCGTATACGGTATGGATAAGGTATTACTGGATTTAGATTTGCACGCATTAATGAAGATGTGA